In the Plectropomus leopardus isolate mb chromosome 5, YSFRI_Pleo_2.0, whole genome shotgun sequence genome, one interval contains:
- the ercc2 gene encoding general transcription and DNA repair factor IIH helicase subunit XPD, with protein sequence MKLNIEGLLVYFPYDYIYPEQYSYMLELKRTLDAKGHGVLEMPSGTGKTISLLSLIVAYQRAFPLEVTKLIYCSRTVPEIEKVVEELRKLMEFYSKQTGESNNFLALALSSRKNLCIHPEVSALRFGKEVDGKCHSLTASYIRAQRHSDPSVPVCRFYEEFDSVGRQVPLPAGIYNLDDLKDFGRRKGWCPYYLARYSILHANIVVYSYHYLLDPKIADLVSKELAKKSVVVFDEAHNIDNVCIDSMSVNITRRTLDRCQNNVDTLQNTIHKIKETDAAKLKEEYRRLVEGLKEANVARETDIYLANPVLPDEILQEAVPGTIRTAEHFVGFLKRFLEYLKSRLRVQHVVQESAPQFLKDIFDKVCIDRKPLRFCAERLQSLLRTLEIADIADFSAVTLISNFATLVSTYSQGFTIIIEPFEDRTPTIANPVLHFSCMDPSIAIKPVFQRFQSVVITSGTLSPLDIYPRILDFRPVTMASFTMTLARTCLCPLIVGRGNDQVALSSKFETREDFAVIRNYGNLLLEMSAVVPDGIVAFFTSYVYMENIVASWYEQGILENIQRNKLIFIETPDAAETSMALEKYQEACENGRGAILLSVARGKVSEGIDFVHHFGRAVIMFGVPYVYTQSRILKARLEYLRDQFQIRENDFLTFDAMRHAAQCVGRAIRGKTDYGLMIFADKRYARADKRGKLPRWIQEHINDGSLNLTVDEAVQLSKHFLRQMAQPFRQEDQLGLSLLTLEQLESEEMLQKITQIAHQN encoded by the exons ATGAA gCTTAACATTGAGGGTCTGTTGGTGTACTTTCCATATGACTACATATATCCTGAGCAGTACTCCTACATGCTGGAGCTGAAGAGGACTCTGGACGCCAAG GGTCATGGAGTCCTGGAGATGCCATCAGGAACAGGGAAGACCatttctctgctgtctctcaTTGTTGCCTACCAAAGA gccTTTCCTTTGGAAGTGACCAAGCTGATTTACTGCTCCAGAACAGTTCCAGAGATCGAGAAG GTCGTGGAGGAGCTGAGGAAGTTGATGGAGTTTTATTCCAAGCAAACTGGAGAAAGCAACAACTTCCTGGCTCTGGCCCTTTCCTCCAGAAAAAATCTCTGCATCCACCCCGAG GTAAGCGCGCTCCGTTTCGGTAAGGAGGTTGATGGGAAGTGCCACAGTCTGACAGCATCGTACATTCGTGCACAACGCCACAGCGACCCCAGTGTGCCCGTGTGTCGCTTCTATGAG GAGTTTGATTCAGTCGGCCGACAGGTGCCTCTCCCTGCTGGCATCTACAACCTTGACGACCTGAAGGACTTTGGCAGGAGGAAAGGCTGGTGTCCGTACTATCTGGCACGCTACTCG ATCCTGCATGCCAACATCGTCGTGTACAGCTACCACTACCTGCTGGACCCAAAGATAGCTGACCTGGTGTCCAAAGAGCTCGCCAAGAAGTCTGTAGTAGTGTTTGATGAGGCTCATAATATAG ACAACGTGTGCATCGACTCCATGAGTGTGAACATCACCAGACGAACTCTTGACCGCTGCCAGAACAACGTGGACACTCTTCAGAACACCATCCACAA GATAAAGGAGACGGACGCTGCCAAACTGAAGGAGGAGTACAGGCGATTGGTGGAGGGGCTGAAGGAGGCCAATGTTGCCAGGGAAACGGACATCTACCTTGCAAATCCTGTGTTACCAGATGAAATTCTTCAAG aggCCGTCCCTGGGACCATTCGCACAGCAGAGCACTTTGTTGGTTTCTTGAAACGTTTCCTGGAGTATCTGAAGTCTCGTCTGAGGGTCCAACATGTGGTACAGGAGAGCGCCCCGCAGTTCCTCAAAGACATCTTCGACAAAGTCTGCATCGACCGTAAGCCCCTCAG GTTTTGTGCAGAGCGGTTACAGTCGTTACTACGAACTCTGGAGATCGCTGACATTGCTGACTTCTCAGCTGTTACTCTGATCTCTAACTTTGCTACCCTCGTCAGCACCTACAGCCAAG GTTTTACGATAATCATTGAGCCCTTTGAAGACAGAACTCCAACCATCGCCAACCCTGTGCTGCACTTCAG CTGTATGGACCCGTCGATTGCCATCAAACCtgtttttcaaagatttcagtCTGTTGTCATCACCTCGGGG ACTCTCTCTCCACTGGACATCTATCCCAGAATCCTCGACTTCCGCCCTGTTACCATGGCGTCCTTCACCATGACGCTGGCACGGACCTGCCTCTGTCCGCTG ATTGTTGGCAGGGGAAATGATCAGGTGGCCCTGAGCTCAAAGTTTGAGACCAGAGAAGACTTTG ctgtgattCGTAACTACGGCAACCTACTTCTAGAGATGTCTGCGGTCGTTCCAGACGGCATCGTGGCGTTTTTCACTAGCTACGTTTACATGGAAAATATAGTGGCATCTTGGTATGAACAG ggGATCCTGGAGAATATCCAGAGAAACAAGCTGATCTTCATTGAGACTCCGGATGCTGCAGAGACAAGCATGGCCCTGGAGAAATACCAGGAG GCGTGTGAGAACGGCAGAGGAGCCATCCTCCTGTCTGTAGCCAGGGGAAAGGTCTCAGAGGGAATCGATTTTG TGCATCACTTTGGCCGGGCAGTCATAATGTTCGGAGTGCCTTATGTTTACACGCAGAGCCGCATCCTGAAG GCTCGTCTGGAGTACCTTCGTGATCAGTTTCAGATCAGAGAGAATGACTTCCTGACGTTTGACGCCATGCGTCACGCGGCTCAGTGTGTGGGCAGAGCCATCAGAGGCAAGACCGACTACGGACTCATGATCTTTGCTGACAAG CGTTACGCCCGAGCGGACAAACGCGGAAAGCTTCCTCGCTGGATTCAGGAGCACATCAACGACGGCAGTCTGAACCTCACCGTGGACGAAGCCGTCCAGCTCTCTAAGCACTTCCTGCGGCAGATGGCTCAACCTTTCAGACAG GAGGACCAGTTGGGTCTGTCCCTGCTGACTCTGGAGCAGCTGGAGTCGGAGGAGATGCTGCAGAAAATCACTCAGATCGCTCATCAGAACTGA